One window of the Phycisphaerae bacterium genome contains the following:
- a CDS encoding mechanosensitive ion channel family protein, with protein sequence MFSDTFLKADNHLRQFLFEIAIPAAIVLVTLIIGYLIRGVLFSRFVRWSMKSKLKINGAVISSVKGPFIIWFLMLGIYIAMEFSHLPENVVHIAGKILLSLGIFSVILVTISLSTAVIKAYSNKFESVMPMTSLTENIARVAIFAVGILIIIDTLGYSITPILATLGVGGLAVALALQDTLGNVFAGFYITMSRQIRVGDYVKLDTGEEGYVIDITWRATKIRTLPNNVILIPNERLTKAIATNYCMPDKEMAVLVNVGVHYDSDLKKVEAVTCEVGKEVMKEVAGGVPDFQPFIRYHTFADFSVNFTVILRTSEFVNQYIIKHEFVKRLHERYAKEGIIIPYPIRAVNYEQEKAK encoded by the coding sequence ATGTTTAGTGATACGTTTTTAAAGGCAGATAACCATCTGAGACAATTTCTTTTCGAAATAGCGATACCCGCGGCAATTGTGCTTGTAACTCTTATAATCGGATATCTCATCCGAGGGGTCCTGTTCTCACGGTTTGTGCGATGGTCGATGAAATCCAAACTGAAAATCAACGGCGCGGTAATTTCCTCTGTAAAAGGTCCGTTCATAATATGGTTTCTAATGCTGGGTATTTATATTGCGATGGAATTTTCGCATCTGCCGGAGAATGTGGTTCATATTGCCGGCAAGATTCTTCTGTCGCTGGGTATTTTTTCTGTAATCCTGGTAACGATTAGCTTATCAACGGCAGTGATAAAGGCGTATTCGAATAAGTTCGAATCGGTTATGCCTATGACCTCACTGACCGAAAACATCGCCCGCGTTGCGATTTTCGCGGTTGGAATTCTGATTATCATAGATACACTTGGTTATTCCATAACGCCGATTCTCGCCACTTTGGGCGTAGGCGGCTTAGCAGTAGCTTTAGCCCTTCAGGATACGCTCGGGAACGTCTTTGCAGGTTTTTATATTACTATGAGCAGGCAAATCAGAGTCGGCGACTACGTCAAGCTGGATACAGGTGAAGAAGGATATGTCATCGATATTACGTGGCGTGCGACCAAGATAAGAACGCTGCCCAACAACGTGATTCTGATTCCAAACGAGAGATTGACCAAGGCCATCGCTACAAACTATTGTATGCCGGACAAGGAAATGGCGGTATTGGTAAATGTTGGCGTGCATTATGACAGCGATTTAAAGAAAGTCGAGGCCGTTACCTGCGAAGTCGGCAAAGAAGTAATGAAGGAAGTCGCCGGAGGGGTTCCGGATTTCCAGCCGTTTATCAGGTATCATACATTCGCCGATTTCAGTGTAAACTTTACAGTAATCCTCAGGACCAGCGAGTTTGTGAACCAGTATATAATTAAGCACGAATTCGTGAAGAGACTGCATGAGAGATATGCCAAAGAAGGAATAATAATTCCTTATCCTATTCGAGCGGTAAACTACGAACAGGAAAAGGCGAAATAA
- a CDS encoding glycosyltransferase: MLQNETITESQSEAGTIRPLIISDINTIRQYCSSVRHLLFGFEAQGIISAIVVPPASDIESFLFPGVGVVEHPALRFPLFFMQNRRRLIERIEKIKPDIIHCYGTSKVLLAKWLAEHFDIPAVITINSCHIGFPAKMIIKKGFERIIVPSGRVAGRLEQSGLPREKISQVNIGTFADERCVCFSKPERLPSMIVLGPFDKFSDYEPLLGAIRHLSVDGYEFVVIFMGQGRAEGRIRAFVKSTGLVQTVSITPLIRPLRAVFRGCDIFIHSCRLSEFDPAVIEAAGAGLAIAADKNNVEEFLQDSSAAVLFDGSDELSIYSSLGKLLDDRALAQSTASAAQNYLRSNNSVSSMINDLLKIYSEAKSS; encoded by the coding sequence ATGCTGCAAAACGAAACAATAACAGAAAGCCAAAGCGAAGCCGGAACTATTCGTCCGTTGATAATTTCCGATATCAATACTATCAGACAGTATTGTTCGTCAGTTCGGCATTTGCTTTTTGGTTTTGAAGCTCAGGGCATAATTTCCGCGATAGTTGTTCCGCCTGCCAGTGATATTGAATCTTTTCTTTTTCCCGGTGTCGGGGTAGTCGAGCATCCGGCGCTGAGATTTCCATTGTTTTTTATGCAGAACCGCAGGAGACTGATTGAGCGTATTGAAAAAATCAAGCCTGACATAATTCACTGTTACGGCACGTCGAAGGTATTGCTTGCCAAATGGCTTGCCGAACATTTTGATATACCGGCTGTAATTACCATAAATTCCTGCCATATAGGTTTTCCTGCGAAAATGATTATAAAAAAAGGTTTTGAGCGGATTATTGTTCCGTCAGGCCGTGTTGCCGGACGGTTGGAACAAAGTGGTCTTCCGCGAGAAAAAATATCACAGGTGAATATCGGTACATTCGCCGATGAGAGATGCGTCTGTTTCTCAAAACCTGAAAGATTGCCGAGCATGATAGTTCTCGGCCCCTTCGATAAATTCAGTGATTACGAACCGCTGCTCGGTGCAATCAGGCACTTGTCAGTCGACGGCTACGAGTTTGTTGTGATTTTTATGGGGCAGGGGCGGGCCGAAGGCCGAATTCGTGCTTTTGTAAAATCGACAGGTCTTGTTCAGACGGTCAGCATTACGCCGTTAATCAGGCCTTTACGTGCCGTTTTTCGCGGTTGTGATATATTCATTCATTCCTGCCGTTTGAGCGAATTCGACCCTGCGGTGATTGAAGCCGCCGGTGCGGGACTTGCGATAGCTGCCGACAAAAATAATGTTGAGGAGTTTCTGCAGGATAGTTCTGCCGCTGTTTTATTTGACGGCAGCGATGAGTTAAGTATTTATTCATCGCTTGGCAAACTTCTCGACGACAGGGCTTTGGCCCAATCGACAGCCTCTGCCGCCCAGAATTATCTGCGCAGTAATAATTCCGTAAGTTCAATGATAAATGACCTGCTGAAAATTTATTCGGAAGCAAAATCGTCCTAA
- the panB gene encoding 3-methyl-2-oxobutanoate hydroxymethyltransferase gives MKITISTLCKAKAQGLKFSAVSCYDYTSAKLVAAAGVDVLLAGDSASQFILGFDSTLPVTMDFMAAITAGIRRAAPDLLLVADMPFEGCKTGTAETVKNAKRFVQECGADIVKIEIVQAHLDTIKAVVDAGIAVMPHLGIRPQTGSYKAEGTTAEVAAGIIALAEQMYQTGALMLLLEGTAREAAKIITEKLPIPVISCGSGPDCDGQVLVLPDILNLKDGTMPKFSKSFADIGKATIEAIALYDRQIKQGVFPDDSHSYHMKSGEYEKLEKMIS, from the coding sequence ATGAAGATAACCATTTCGACATTATGTAAGGCCAAAGCGCAAGGGCTGAAGTTTTCCGCGGTAAGCTGTTATGACTATACCAGCGCAAAGCTTGTCGCCGCTGCAGGCGTAGATGTTCTGCTGGCAGGTGATTCAGCATCGCAATTTATACTCGGTTTTGACAGCACTTTGCCGGTAACGATGGATTTTATGGCGGCTATAACCGCCGGAATCAGACGTGCCGCACCGGATTTGCTGCTGGTAGCGGATATGCCTTTCGAGGGCTGTAAAACAGGCACTGCTGAAACGGTAAAAAATGCCAAGAGATTTGTTCAGGAATGCGGCGCCGATATCGTAAAAATCGAGATAGTCCAGGCTCATCTCGATACGATTAAGGCCGTCGTCGATGCCGGTATTGCTGTTATGCCTCATCTCGGCATAAGGCCGCAGACGGGCAGTTATAAGGCGGAGGGTACGACAGCCGAGGTGGCTGCGGGAATTATCGCACTTGCCGAGCAGATGTATCAAACAGGAGCTTTAATGCTTTTGCTGGAAGGTACCGCCAGAGAGGCGGCGAAAATAATTACAGAGAAACTGCCGATTCCGGTGATAAGCTGCGGTTCAGGGCCGGACTGCGACGGACAGGTTCTGGTTCTGCCGGATATTTTGAATCTTAAAGACGGGACGATGCCGAAGTTTTCAAAAAGTTTTGCGGATATCGGCAAAGCAACTATCGAAGCGATTGCTCTGTATGACAGGCAGATTAAGCAGGGCGTTTTCCCCGACGATTCACACAGTTACCATATGAAAAGCGGCGAATACGAAAAACTTGAAAAGATGATAAGCTGA